The proteins below come from a single Acidobacteriota bacterium genomic window:
- a CDS encoding OsmC family protein: MKPPTVATLTWQGDLRFAARSGTTEIVLDSKSTAGPSPVEAVAMALAGCMAIDVADIITKGRHEFTALAATITGARREEPPRHFVSFTMHFVITGAVPDQAMERAIQLSRDKYCSVWHSLRQDLPLDTSFEVRA, from the coding sequence GTGAAACCGCCAACCGTCGCAACCCTCACCTGGCAGGGCGACCTGCGTTTTGCCGCCCGTTCCGGCACCACCGAGATCGTCCTCGATAGCAAGAGCACCGCCGGACCGTCGCCGGTCGAAGCCGTGGCCATGGCGCTGGCCGGCTGCATGGCGATCGACGTGGCCGATATCATCACCAAGGGCCGTCACGAATTCACCGCCCTCGCCGCCACCATCACCGGCGCGCGCCGCGAGGAACCGCCGCGTCACTTCGTGAGCTTCACCATGCACTTCGTGATTACCGGTGCCGTGCCGGACCAGGCGATGGAGCGGGCCATCCAGTTGTCGCGCGACAAGTACTGTTCGGTGTGGCACTCGCTGCGCCAGGACCTCCCACTGGACACCTCGTTCGAGGTCCGAGCCTGA